In Thermococcus thioreducens, a genomic segment contains:
- the gatE gene encoding Glu-tRNA(Gln) amidotransferase subunit GatE, whose translation MTMAYDYEKLGLKVGLEIHRQLDTKKLFSPVPSEFSDEVDFTFQRRLRPTISELGEVDPAALEEFKKGRTYVYEGNYGLTDLVYMDEEPPHMPDEEALKVSLQISYLLNATPVDEVHFMRKIVIDGSNVSGFQRTAIIAMNGRVDTPWGSVGIPTICLEEDACRIVERRDKEVIYRLDRLGIPLVEIATTPDIHHPEQAKVVAKYIGDALRATRKVKRGLGTIRQDLNVSIRGGARVEIKGVQELDMIPVIIEREIERQLNLLAIRDELKKRGVKPEDIREEFHDVTDIFKNTGSKIIARTIKRGGKVLAIKLPKFRGLIGREIQPGRRLGTEMADRAKKYVKGIFHIDELPNYGIREEEVKAVVERLGLGELDAFVLVAAEEETAKSALREVLQRAREAIEGVPEETRRALPDGNTQYMRPLPGKARMYPETDIPPILITDEMKSEILANLPELPQEKVERYMKEYRIDRSLAETLVNDERDELFEELIGKGVKPSLAASILVVVLKGLKKEVPVENITDEHIREAFELYLNGKIAKEAFEDIFKELAKSPEKTAKQVAEEKGLTLLSEEEVERIIDEVIQANIEVIKAKGMGAMGMIMGRAMAKLRGRADGKLVSSLVRKKIQEAAP comes from the coding sequence ATGACGATGGCGTACGATTACGAAAAGCTCGGTCTCAAGGTTGGCCTTGAAATCCACAGGCAGCTGGACACCAAAAAGCTGTTCTCACCCGTCCCAAGTGAGTTCAGCGACGAGGTTGACTTCACCTTCCAGCGCAGGCTCAGACCAACTATAAGCGAGCTCGGTGAAGTTGATCCTGCCGCGCTTGAAGAGTTTAAGAAGGGCAGGACATATGTTTATGAAGGAAACTACGGGCTTACCGACCTCGTTTACATGGACGAAGAGCCTCCCCACATGCCGGACGAGGAGGCACTTAAGGTTTCCCTCCAGATAAGCTATCTCCTCAACGCCACCCCGGTTGACGAGGTTCACTTCATGCGCAAGATAGTCATAGACGGCTCAAACGTTTCCGGCTTCCAGAGAACCGCGATAATAGCCATGAACGGAAGGGTTGATACGCCATGGGGAAGCGTCGGCATTCCGACGATCTGCCTGGAGGAGGACGCATGCAGAATCGTCGAGAGGCGGGATAAGGAGGTAATATACCGCCTCGACCGCCTCGGCATTCCGCTCGTTGAGATAGCAACAACGCCGGATATACACCACCCCGAGCAGGCGAAGGTAGTGGCCAAGTACATAGGAGACGCACTGAGGGCAACGAGAAAGGTCAAGCGCGGCCTTGGAACCATCAGGCAGGATCTGAACGTCTCCATCAGGGGAGGGGCAAGGGTCGAAATCAAAGGTGTGCAGGAGCTGGACATGATCCCAGTTATCATCGAGCGCGAGATTGAGAGGCAGCTCAACCTGCTCGCGATAAGGGACGAGCTGAAGAAGCGTGGAGTCAAGCCCGAGGACATAAGGGAAGAGTTCCACGACGTCACGGATATATTCAAAAACACCGGCTCGAAGATAATAGCGAGGACGATAAAGAGGGGCGGAAAGGTTCTGGCAATAAAGCTCCCCAAGTTCCGCGGGCTTATAGGCAGGGAGATACAGCCCGGAAGGAGACTCGGCACCGAGATGGCCGACAGGGCCAAGAAGTACGTGAAGGGCATATTCCACATCGACGAATTACCGAACTATGGAATTAGGGAGGAAGAGGTCAAGGCTGTCGTTGAGAGGCTTGGCCTTGGTGAACTTGACGCCTTTGTCCTCGTTGCCGCGGAGGAGGAAACCGCAAAGAGCGCCCTCCGCGAGGTTCTCCAGCGCGCGAGAGAGGCCATAGAAGGCGTGCCAGAGGAGACGAGAAGGGCTCTGCCGGACGGAAACACCCAGTACATGCGCCCCCTGCCGGGGAAAGCCAGGATGTACCCTGAAACAGATATACCCCCGATACTGATAACGGACGAGATGAAAAGTGAGATACTTGCAAATCTGCCCGAGCTCCCACAGGAGAAGGTTGAACGCTACATGAAGGAGTACAGAATAGACAGAAGCCTTGCTGAGACCCTCGTGAACGACGAGCGCGACGAGCTCTTCGAGGAGTTAATTGGGAAGGGCGTCAAGCCGTCCTTAGCTGCCTCAATACTCGTGGTGGTTCTCAAGGGACTCAAAAAGGAAGTGCCGGTGGAGAACATCACCGACGAGCACATAAGGGAAGCATTTGAACTGTACCTCAACGGAAAGATCGCCAAGGAGGCCTTCGAGGACATATTCAAGGAGCTGGCGAAGAGCCCCGAGAAGACCGCAAAGCAGGTCGCTGAAGAGAAGGGTCTGACGCTCCTCAGCGAGGAAGAGGTCGAGAGAATAATCGACGAGGTCATTCAGGCGAACATCGAGGTCATCAAGGCCAAGGGAATGGGTGCTATGGGCATGATCATGGGCAGGGCGATGGCGAAGCTCCGCGGAAGGGCGGACGGAAAGCTCGTCAGCTCGCTCGTGAGGAAAAAGATTCAGGAGGCCGCGCCCTGA